The Halorientalis sp. IM1011 genome window below encodes:
- a CDS encoding helix-turn-helix domain-containing protein, producing MAEAERPDDRIIDMLSDDIGKRILTVTDQQAMSAKRLEDHCDASLATVYRRIEDLLEHGLLRERVEIQDDGNHFKRYESNLDRLAVTLEDGTLEIDVDRRDDAPDRFSTIWDAMQLGAE from the coding sequence GTGGCCGAAGCAGAGCGACCGGACGATCGGATCATCGACATGCTCAGTGACGACATCGGCAAACGAATTCTCACGGTGACCGACCAGCAGGCGATGTCGGCAAAGCGGCTGGAAGACCACTGTGACGCATCGCTCGCGACGGTCTATCGGCGTATCGAAGACCTGCTCGAACACGGCTTACTCCGCGAGCGAGTCGAGATCCAGGACGACGGTAACCACTTCAAACGATACGAGTCGAACCTCGACCGTCTCGCCGTCACCCTCGAAGACGGGACACTCGAGATCGACGTCGACAGGCGCGACGACGCGCCGGACCGGTTCAGCACGATCTGGGACGCGATGCAACTGGGGGCGGAGTGA
- a CDS encoding HAMP domain-containing sensor histidine kinase — MIGPVRTRMRNHLPELVLAVGLLFTFLLFGVSLAFQGVPTTSEQWQQLLLNITTIGPFVAAILYGGYWLRGDRLPSRRYPRIGVWFLAGLVGFLLLNVLIMVVWDQVSLYEYFAWAEFAAAVGSASGLGIGIFEARGIDRAVAAERHRVERQEVERRNDRLDEFASVVSHDIRNPLNVAQMRLELASEECDCEHVDHVVSSLERIEAIVDRSLALARSGTAIDETEPIDLSELSEQSWRNVATADAELVVDDPGSVEGDTDRLQQLFENLFRNSVEHGSTSPRSQAPEDAVEHGSTSPRSQAPEDAVEHGSTSGPSESTDTDEQDGTSVVVRVGSLPNGFYVEDDGPGVPEDERDAILNAGYTTSDSGTGLGLAIVDRVARAHGWEPRIVASDAGGARFEFVGATDDISRRTDSGADTDVTTQPADVSTSR, encoded by the coding sequence GTGATTGGGCCAGTCCGTACCCGGATGCGGAACCACCTTCCGGAACTGGTTCTGGCGGTCGGGCTCCTGTTTACGTTCCTGCTGTTCGGTGTCTCCTTGGCGTTCCAGGGGGTCCCGACGACCTCGGAGCAATGGCAACAGTTGCTCCTGAATATCACCACCATCGGCCCGTTCGTCGCGGCGATCCTCTACGGCGGCTACTGGCTCCGGGGGGATCGACTGCCGAGTCGGCGGTATCCTCGTATCGGGGTCTGGTTCCTGGCCGGGCTAGTGGGCTTTTTGCTTCTCAACGTGCTCATCATGGTGGTCTGGGACCAGGTTTCACTGTACGAGTACTTCGCGTGGGCGGAGTTCGCCGCGGCCGTGGGAAGTGCCAGCGGGCTCGGTATCGGTATCTTCGAGGCGCGGGGCATCGACCGCGCGGTCGCGGCCGAACGACACCGGGTCGAGCGACAGGAAGTCGAGCGGCGAAACGACCGACTGGACGAATTCGCCAGCGTCGTCTCACACGATATCCGGAACCCGTTGAACGTCGCGCAGATGCGGCTGGAACTGGCCTCCGAGGAATGCGACTGTGAACACGTCGACCACGTCGTGTCGTCGCTGGAACGGATCGAGGCCATCGTGGACCGGTCGCTCGCGCTCGCACGATCCGGGACGGCGATCGACGAAACCGAACCGATCGACCTGTCGGAGCTGTCCGAACAGAGCTGGCGGAACGTCGCGACTGCGGACGCCGAGCTCGTGGTGGACGATCCGGGTTCGGTCGAGGGCGACACCGACCGACTCCAGCAACTGTTCGAGAACCTCTTCCGGAACAGTGTCGAACACGGTTCGACAAGCCCTCGGTCGCAGGCTCCCGAGGACGCTGTCGAACACGGTTCGACAAGCCCTCGGTCGCAGGCTCCCGAGGACGCTGTCGAACACGGTTCCACGAGCGGTCCGTCGGAGTCCACCGACACCGACGAACAGGACGGGACGAGCGTCGTCGTCCGGGTCGGGTCGCTCCCGAACGGGTTCTACGTCGAGGACGACGGTCCGGGTGTTCCCGAAGACGAGCGCGACGCGATACTGAACGCTGGGTACACGACGTCGGACTCCGGGACCGGGCTCGGGCTAGCCATCGTCGATCGGGTCGCCAGGGCCCACGGCTGGGAACCGCGGATCGTGGCGAGCGACGCGGGCGGTGCCCGGTTCGAGTTCGTCGGCGCGACCGACGACATCTCCCGGCGTACCGACTCCGGAGCGGACACCGACGTCACCACGCAACCAGCCGATGTATCGACTTCGAGGTAA
- a CDS encoding GNAT family N-acetyltransferase — MTPTDEIQDPTEARSEGTPTLGPDATIRSNYAFQRYDRAIERTVSVRPATMDRDLGRLHAWLGYDHVAEFWNLDLPLPAFRDHLAGKLAEEHLTPYVGYIDHVPMSYWELYWPAEYELDAYYDAEPGDRAGHLLVGPPEYVGNGYAKALFRAIARMMFSHPETNRIVGEPDVDNDVVIHLLKQFGFEAHHEFYFEEAEKDALLMICERDDFEDALSEDTNAGIGHGRTDG; from the coding sequence ATGACACCGACGGACGAGATACAGGACCCGACGGAGGCCAGGTCCGAGGGGACGCCCACTCTCGGCCCGGACGCGACGATCAGGTCGAACTACGCGTTCCAGCGGTACGACCGGGCGATAGAGCGGACCGTCTCCGTTCGCCCGGCGACGATGGACCGTGATCTCGGCAGATTGCACGCCTGGCTCGGCTACGACCACGTGGCGGAGTTCTGGAACCTCGATCTCCCGTTGCCGGCGTTTCGGGACCACCTCGCCGGGAAACTCGCGGAGGAGCACCTGACACCGTACGTGGGCTACATCGACCACGTCCCGATGAGTTACTGGGAGCTGTACTGGCCGGCCGAGTACGAACTCGATGCGTACTACGACGCCGAACCGGGCGACCGGGCCGGACACCTGCTCGTCGGCCCCCCGGAGTACGTCGGCAACGGCTACGCGAAGGCGCTCTTCCGCGCTATAGCCCGCATGATGTTCTCACACCCCGAGACGAACCGGATCGTGGGCGAACCCGACGTCGACAACGACGTCGTCATCCACCTGCTGAAGCAGTTCGGTTTCGAGGCTCACCACGAGTTCTACTTCGAGGAGGCCGAGAAAGACGCCCTGTTGATGATCTGTGAACGCGACGATTTCGAGGACGCGTTGTCCGAAGACACGAACGCCGGGATCGGTCACGGAAGGACGGACGGATGA
- a CDS encoding amidase, with product MDVAYASASDIAAAVRRGDRSPVAVVDAVLDRIERRNDRLNAYAEVAADAARERAADIERAIDDGRPVGPLAGVPVALKESAASKAGLLRTMGSVPFRDTVSRTDSTVVTRLEAAGAVIVGTTNTPELDHKATTDNPLRGPTRNPFDLSRNAGGSSGGSAAAVADGLAPVAHGKDAGGSLRIPAAWSGVYAFKPTFRRVPDVTRPDGFADELGIRSTHGPITRSVRDAALVLDVIGGHHPRDPSSLPDGPASYRAAVERPIDDLTVAYTPDYGTFPVDRELQETVEDAVEAFGDAGATVEPVEVQIGYTHAELTDAWTTLVGANLAAMNEWLARHDDVDLLRDHREEMTDSLVALLESGTRTTATEYLHHHVVRTAVHDAIEDVFEEYDLLVSPTVCHPPVENATEGSTLGPAEIDGEPVDPRIGWCPTFLLNFTGHPAASVPAGTVGEGLPVGLQIAGPRFADTQVIAASAAFERVRPWADRYRTETAARI from the coding sequence ATGGACGTAGCGTACGCGTCCGCGTCGGATATCGCGGCGGCGGTTCGTCGCGGGGACCGTTCGCCGGTCGCGGTCGTCGACGCGGTGCTGGACCGGATCGAGCGCCGAAACGACAGGCTGAACGCCTACGCCGAGGTCGCGGCCGACGCGGCCCGGGAGCGGGCGGCCGACATCGAGCGAGCGATCGACGACGGCCGTCCGGTCGGTCCGCTCGCCGGGGTTCCCGTGGCGCTGAAGGAGTCCGCCGCCTCGAAGGCAGGCCTACTGCGAACGATGGGATCGGTCCCCTTTCGTGACACCGTTTCCCGGACAGATTCGACCGTCGTCACCCGACTGGAAGCAGCGGGGGCGGTGATCGTGGGGACGACCAACACGCCGGAACTGGATCACAAGGCGACGACCGACAACCCGCTCCGTGGCCCGACCCGGAACCCGTTCGATCTCTCGCGGAACGCCGGCGGTTCCTCCGGGGGCAGCGCCGCGGCGGTCGCCGACGGACTCGCACCCGTGGCACACGGGAAGGACGCCGGTGGATCGCTCCGCATCCCCGCGGCGTGGTCCGGCGTGTACGCGTTCAAACCGACGTTTCGACGCGTCCCGGACGTGACGCGACCGGACGGGTTCGCCGACGAACTCGGGATCCGGTCCACGCACGGGCCGATCACGCGGAGCGTTCGCGACGCCGCGCTCGTGCTCGACGTGATCGGGGGCCACCATCCCCGGGACCCGTCGAGCCTGCCGGACGGGCCGGCGTCCTATCGGGCCGCCGTCGAACGCCCGATCGACGATCTCACCGTCGCCTACACCCCGGATTACGGAACCTTTCCGGTCGACCGCGAACTCCAAGAGACGGTCGAGGACGCCGTCGAGGCGTTCGGTGACGCGGGGGCCACGGTCGAACCGGTCGAGGTTCAGATCGGATACACCCACGCGGAACTGACAGACGCCTGGACGACGCTCGTGGGTGCGAATCTCGCGGCGATGAACGAGTGGCTCGCACGACACGACGACGTCGATCTGCTCCGGGACCACCGCGAGGAGATGACCGACAGTCTCGTCGCCCTGCTGGAGTCCGGAACGCGCACCACGGCGACGGAGTACCTCCACCACCACGTGGTCCGAACGGCGGTTCACGACGCTATCGAGGACGTCTTCGAGGAGTACGATTTGCTCGTCTCGCCGACGGTCTGTCATCCCCCCGTCGAGAACGCGACGGAGGGGTCGACGCTCGGTCCGGCCGAGATCGACGGCGAACCGGTCGACCCGCGAATCGGCTGGTGCCCCACCTTCCTGCTCAACTTCACCGGCCACCCGGCCGCGTCGGTCCCGGCAGGAACCGTCGGTGAGGGGCTTCCGGTCGGGCTGCAGATCGCCGGTCCCCGGTTCGCGGACACGCAGGTCATCGCCGCCAGCGCCGCGTTCGAGCGCGTCCGACCGTGGGCCGATCGATATCGCACTGAGACGGCCGCCAGAATTTAG
- a CDS encoding diaminobutyrate--2-oxoglutarate transaminase, translating to MTYLEHGNGAILSQQARRESNARTYPRYLPLAIREAEGITVTDMDGNEYYDCLAGAGTLALGHNHPRVVEAMEDALEASRPIHTLDISTPAKERFVDSLFASLPDEFSDRAKIQFCSPAGTDAVEAALKLVKTATGNRSILGFQGAYHGMTSGSLALMGDTEAKAPLPGLMDDVHHLPYPYDYRCPFGVGGERGHEIASDYVENLLDDDEGGITEPAGLILEPVQGEGGAIPAPDPWLREIRRITREREIPLILDEIQAGLGRTGERYAFEHAGITPDVLTLSKAIGGGLPLSVVVYDESLDAWEPGAHAGTFRGNQLAMVAGEATIDYVLEHDLDDHAAEVGARLRDHLDATGERIDAVGDVRGRGLMLGVEFVDPDADWQGAGPHAPDGEFAEAVQAECFDRGLIIELGGRASATARFLPPLTVTATQIDEIAAIFAEAVAAVAAEENPTEVAA from the coding sequence GTGACGTATCTGGAGCACGGAAACGGGGCGATCCTCTCTCAGCAGGCGCGTCGGGAGTCGAACGCGCGCACGTATCCGCGCTATCTGCCGCTGGCCATCCGCGAGGCGGAGGGGATCACGGTGACCGACATGGACGGGAACGAGTACTACGACTGTCTCGCGGGGGCGGGAACGCTCGCGCTGGGGCACAATCATCCGCGCGTGGTCGAGGCCATGGAGGATGCGCTGGAGGCCTCCCGTCCGATACACACGCTCGACATCTCGACGCCCGCGAAAGAGCGGTTCGTCGACTCGCTGTTCGCGAGCCTGCCCGACGAGTTCAGCGACCGGGCGAAGATACAGTTCTGCAGTCCGGCGGGGACCGACGCCGTCGAAGCCGCGCTCAAACTCGTCAAGACGGCCACCGGGAACCGGAGCATCCTCGGCTTTCAGGGCGCTTACCACGGCATGACGAGCGGGTCGCTCGCCCTGATGGGTGATACCGAGGCCAAAGCGCCGCTCCCGGGGTTGATGGACGACGTACATCACCTCCCGTATCCCTACGACTACCGGTGTCCGTTCGGCGTCGGCGGCGAGCGAGGTCACGAGATCGCGAGCGACTACGTCGAGAACCTGCTCGACGACGACGAAGGGGGGATCACCGAGCCCGCCGGATTGATCCTCGAACCGGTACAGGGCGAAGGCGGGGCGATTCCCGCCCCGGATCCGTGGCTCCGCGAGATCCGCCGGATCACGCGCGAGCGCGAGATTCCGTTGATCCTCGACGAGATTCAGGCGGGGCTCGGCCGAACCGGCGAACGCTACGCCTTCGAACACGCCGGGATAACGCCCGACGTCCTCACGCTCTCGAAGGCGATCGGCGGTGGGCTCCCGCTGTCGGTCGTCGTCTACGACGAGTCGCTCGACGCCTGGGAGCCGGGTGCCCACGCCGGAACCTTCCGCGGGAACCAGCTCGCGATGGTGGCCGGCGAGGCGACGATCGACTACGTCCTCGAACACGACCTCGACGACCACGCCGCCGAGGTCGGCGCTCGGCTGCGCGACCACCTCGACGCGACGGGGGAGCGGATCGACGCCGTGGGCGACGTCCGGGGTCGCGGGCTGATGCTCGGCGTCGAGTTCGTCGATCCCGATGCCGACTGGCAGGGGGCCGGGCCACACGCCCCGGACGGCGAGTTCGCCGAGGCCGTCCAGGCCGAGTGTTTCGACCGCGGTCTCATAATCGAACTCGGCGGACGTGCGAGCGCCACCGCACGGTTCCTGCCCCCGCTGACCGTGACGGCGACCCAGATCGACGAGATCGCCGCGATCTTCGCCGAGGCCGTCGCCGCGGTCGCCGCCGAGGAGAACCCGACCGAGGTGGCCGCATGA
- a CDS encoding aspartate aminotransferase family protein: MSADELFLGSAAGNATYREALDRAADAVVEQFAAADRPYSGERPEALAARLEQPVLPESGIGLRAAIDEVASEILPHSVGTSNPRCAAHLQCPPMIPGLAAEALLTATNQSLDSFDQAPAATVLEGRVVDALCDLFGYPDAADGVFTSGGTQSNFQALLLARDRHCQETFGTDVQASGLPVEAGSLRVLCSEAAHFTAKQAAHHLGLGEDAVVTVETDDRRRLDPAALDARLDALEAAGAEPFALVGTAGTTDFGSIDPLPALADRAAEHDLWFHVDAAYGGALALTDDHAAELEGVDRADSVAVDFHKLFYQPISCGALLLRDGGDFEWMARNAAYLNPAAHDETGVPNLVSKSVQTTRRFDALKPYVAFRAVGRDRLGDLVAGTLDLAAETAALLEAADDFELVTDPTLNAVVFRYRPEGGMADERVDALNAAVRRRVLEDGRAVVARTEVDGVTSLKVTLLNPTATLDDVAAMLDVVRDCGADLRDGPEVSA, from the coding sequence ATGAGCGCCGACGAGCTGTTCCTTGGCTCGGCCGCCGGGAACGCCACCTACCGGGAGGCACTGGACCGTGCGGCCGACGCCGTCGTCGAGCAGTTCGCCGCCGCCGACCGCCCGTACTCCGGCGAACGCCCGGAGGCCCTCGCCGCCCGGCTGGAGCAACCGGTACTCCCCGAGTCGGGGATCGGTCTCCGGGCCGCGATCGACGAGGTGGCGTCCGAGATCCTCCCGCACTCGGTCGGTACCTCGAACCCGCGGTGTGCGGCGCACCTCCAGTGCCCGCCGATGATCCCGGGACTCGCCGCGGAAGCGCTGCTCACCGCGACGAACCAGTCGCTGGACTCCTTCGATCAGGCACCGGCCGCGACCGTCCTCGAAGGGCGGGTCGTCGACGCGCTCTGTGACCTGTTCGGCTATCCCGACGCGGCCGACGGCGTCTTCACGAGCGGCGGCACGCAGTCGAACTTCCAGGCACTCCTGCTCGCGCGCGACCGCCACTGTCAGGAGACGTTCGGCACGGACGTGCAGGCGAGCGGCCTCCCGGTCGAGGCGGGGTCGCTGCGCGTCCTCTGCTCGGAGGCCGCCCACTTCACCGCCAAGCAGGCGGCCCACCACCTCGGTCTCGGGGAGGACGCCGTCGTCACCGTGGAGACGGACGACCGCCGCAGGCTCGATCCGGCCGCACTCGACGCGAGGCTCGACGCACTCGAAGCGGCGGGGGCCGAGCCGTTCGCGCTCGTCGGGACGGCCGGCACCACCGACTTCGGGAGCATCGATCCGCTCCCCGCGCTCGCGGACCGCGCGGCCGAACACGACCTCTGGTTCCACGTCGACGCGGCCTACGGCGGCGCGCTCGCGCTGACGGACGACCACGCGGCCGAACTCGAAGGGGTAGACCGGGCCGACTCGGTGGCCGTCGACTTCCACAAGCTGTTTTACCAGCCGATCAGCTGCGGGGCGCTGTTGCTCCGTGACGGGGGTGATTTCGAGTGGATGGCGCGCAACGCGGCGTATCTCAACCCGGCGGCCCACGACGAGACCGGCGTGCCGAACCTCGTCTCGAAGTCGGTCCAGACGACGCGCCGCTTCGACGCGCTGAAACCGTACGTCGCGTTCCGCGCCGTCGGCCGCGACCGACTGGGCGACCTCGTCGCCGGGACGCTCGACCTCGCGGCCGAGACGGCCGCCCTGCTCGAAGCGGCCGACGACTTCGAGCTAGTGACCGATCCGACGCTGAACGCCGTCGTCTTCCGCTACCGTCCGGAGGGCGGCATGGCCGACGAGCGCGTGGACGCGCTGAACGCCGCGGTCCGACGGCGGGTCCTCGAAGACGGCCGGGCCGTCGTCGCCCGGACCGAGGTCGACGGCGTCACCAGCCTGAAGGTCACGCTGTTGAACCCGACCGCCACGCTCGACGACGTGGCCGCCATGCTCGACGTCGTCCGGGACTGCGGGGCGGACCTGCGGGACGGACCGGAGGTGTCGGCATGA
- a CDS encoding IucA/IucC family siderophore biosynthesis protein: protein MSLAPEHRSSSAVDPAQRADEATLHAFLNCYLRETGEYERHAESISGVDPGPDGLLRTRLPAQGIAVLAPLEYYSPTERHLFETPVRYRLPDGQVRPLDAATLASLVVKDLSLSRNGQSVPDRLLERVLRSKHNVESFVAARVGADATVDDRSFRAAEQSLVFGHHRHPTPKSRRGIADRDRATYAPELGGSFPLHYVRASPALVSTGSALESDAATWIGDALRADPEVPTSFVDEHVESDDVLLPVHPWQADYLREQPHVRRHLDDGIEFLGAVGREFHPTTSVRTLYCPDAPFMVKSSLNVTITNSVRTNKRPELERGVAVAELLDTAFGDELAAAFPDFDVVRDPAYVSLDVGDDPESGLETVLRANPFRGDLAERSTPLVALCQDAIEGDSRLGRLVREIADREGRSTAAVSEDWFERYLEIAIRPVLWLYLEQGVGVEAHQQNSVLTLDPDGYPGEFRYRDNQGFYFPESQYGAVADYLPGVGERAETVCADAVADERLRYYVVLNNAIDLVNAFGSAGLVDERRLLRLLRAELERARDRYDRPSSTLLDPLLESTTVPCKANLLTRFRGLDELENDLENQSVYTDVKNPLVTELDT from the coding sequence ATGAGTCTCGCACCCGAACACCGGTCGTCGAGCGCCGTCGATCCCGCCCAGCGGGCCGACGAGGCGACCCTCCACGCGTTCCTCAACTGCTATCTCCGGGAGACCGGCGAGTACGAGCGCCACGCGGAGTCGATCTCCGGCGTCGACCCGGGTCCCGACGGCCTCCTCCGGACGCGACTGCCAGCCCAGGGGATCGCCGTTCTGGCGCCTCTGGAGTACTACTCGCCGACGGAACGGCACCTGTTCGAGACGCCGGTGCGGTATCGGCTCCCCGACGGCCAGGTTCGGCCGCTCGATGCGGCCACGCTGGCGTCGCTCGTGGTGAAAGACCTCTCGCTCTCGCGGAACGGGCAGTCCGTCCCGGACCGGTTGCTGGAACGCGTCCTCCGGAGCAAGCACAACGTCGAGTCGTTCGTCGCGGCCCGCGTCGGCGCGGACGCCACGGTCGACGACCGGTCGTTCCGGGCGGCCGAGCAGTCGCTCGTGTTCGGCCATCACCGCCATCCCACCCCGAAGAGCCGGCGGGGCATCGCCGACAGGGATCGGGCGACCTACGCGCCCGAACTCGGGGGGTCCTTCCCGCTGCACTACGTCCGCGCGTCGCCGGCCCTCGTCTCGACCGGGTCGGCGCTCGAATCGGACGCCGCGACGTGGATCGGCGACGCGCTCCGTGCCGATCCCGAGGTACCCACGTCGTTCGTCGACGAGCACGTCGAGAGCGACGACGTGCTGTTGCCGGTCCACCCGTGGCAGGCCGACTACCTCCGGGAGCAGCCCCACGTCCGGCGACACCTCGACGACGGCATCGAGTTCCTCGGCGCAGTCGGCCGGGAGTTCCACCCGACCACGTCGGTCCGGACGCTCTATTGCCCGGACGCGCCGTTCATGGTGAAGTCGTCGTTGAACGTCACCATCACCAACTCCGTGCGGACGAACAAACGTCCCGAACTCGAACGGGGCGTGGCCGTCGCGGAACTGCTCGACACGGCCTTCGGCGACGAACTCGCCGCGGCGTTCCCGGACTTCGACGTGGTTCGGGACCCGGCCTACGTCTCGCTGGACGTGGGCGACGACCCGGAGTCGGGGCTGGAGACCGTCCTCAGGGCCAACCCGTTCCGCGGGGACCTGGCCGAGCGGTCGACACCGCTGGTCGCGCTCTGTCAGGACGCGATCGAGGGGGATTCCCGCCTCGGCCGACTCGTCAGGGAGATCGCCGACCGGGAGGGCCGATCCACCGCGGCCGTCAGCGAGGACTGGTTCGAGCGGTACCTCGAAATCGCGATCCGGCCGGTGCTGTGGCTCTACCTCGAACAGGGTGTGGGGGTGGAAGCTCACCAGCAGAACTCGGTCCTCACCCTCGACCCGGACGGCTACCCGGGCGAGTTCCGCTACCGGGACAATCAGGGGTTTTACTTCCCAGAATCGCAGTACGGCGCCGTCGCCGACTACCTGCCCGGCGTCGGCGAGCGGGCCGAGACCGTCTGCGCCGACGCCGTCGCCGACGAGCGCCTCCGGTACTACGTCGTCCTGAACAACGCGATCGACCTCGTCAACGCCTTCGGGAGCGCCGGCCTCGTCGACGAGCGGCGACTGTTGAGACTGCTGCGGGCGGAACTCGAACGCGCTCGCGACCGCTACGACCGCCCCTCCTCGACGCTGCTCGACCCGCTGCTCGAGTCCACGACGGTTCCCTGCAAGGCGAACCTCCTCACGCGCTTTCGCGGACTCGACGAACTGGAGAACGACCTGGAGAACCAGTCCGTCTACACGGACGTGAAGAACCCTCTCGTTACCGAACTCGACACATGA
- a CDS encoding GNAT family N-acetyltransferase has protein sequence MTGPDATIATNYDYQTYDSRIDRTISLRRATMERDLGRLHTWLGSDHVKPYWQLDLPLPAFRDQFAAKLADEHLTPYVGCLDHVPASYWECYWAAEDDVANHYDADPADQGLHLLVGPTEFLGQGYAVPLLQAVVAMQFRHADTDRVIAEPDARNERAIGVFEQCGFEPRAEFHFPEAGKDALLMICDRDEFESPADPTAADSPEVPGDD, from the coding sequence ATGACCGGACCGGACGCTACCATCGCGACCAACTACGACTACCAGACGTACGACAGCCGCATCGACCGGACGATATCGCTCCGCCGTGCCACGATGGAGCGCGACCTCGGTCGACTCCATACCTGGCTCGGGAGCGACCACGTCAAGCCGTACTGGCAACTCGACCTCCCGTTGCCGGCGTTTCGCGACCAGTTCGCCGCGAAACTCGCGGACGAGCACCTGACACCGTACGTCGGCTGTCTGGACCACGTCCCCGCGAGTTACTGGGAGTGCTACTGGGCGGCCGAGGACGACGTGGCGAACCACTACGACGCCGACCCTGCCGACCAGGGCCTGCACCTGCTCGTCGGCCCGACGGAGTTCCTCGGACAGGGCTACGCCGTCCCGCTGTTGCAGGCCGTCGTCGCCATGCAGTTTCGCCACGCCGACACCGACCGCGTGATCGCGGAACCGGACGCGCGAAACGAGCGCGCCATCGGCGTCTTCGAGCAGTGCGGCTTCGAACCGCGCGCGGAGTTCCACTTCCCGGAAGCCGGGAAGGACGCCCTGTTGATGATCTGTGACCGCGACGAGTTCGAGTCGCCCGCCGACCCGACGGCCGCGGACTCCCCGGAGGTGCCTGGTGATGACTGA
- a CDS encoding lysine N(6)-hydroxylase/L-ornithine N(5)-oxygenase family protein — protein MTDDEVHDVVGVGLGPFNLGLAAMLDGVEEAVDAVFLEREPEFNWHEGMLLAGTTMEVPFLADLVTLADPTNPHSYLNYLRETDRLYEFYFYETFQPPRREYNDYLRWVVETLETPRFDREVVAVRWDESEGCFVVDARHPETGERFRYRGANLALGVGSRPQIPEQLQGHPEDDVFHTANYRYNRERVLGADSVTVVGSGQSAAEVFQDLLQRQSDRDYRLDWLTRSDGFFPMEYSKLGLQHFTPEYEQYVYDLPQSVKDDLIPDQDLLYKGIDPETSAEIYDLLYRRSVGDRDPDVGLFAMTEVRDIDADDGRYTLDCHQWQSDASFAHESEVVILGTGYERPIPGFLEPLEDAIDWDERGRFEVTEDHRLAIDVPGDVFLQNAEFHTHGVGVPDLGLGCYRNTKFVNRLLGRTVYPEDSDTVYQNFSVEQFVEHVPNASRAGDGEPTTEPTSSDD, from the coding sequence ATGACTGACGACGAGGTCCACGACGTAGTCGGCGTCGGCCTCGGACCGTTCAACCTCGGTCTCGCGGCCATGCTGGACGGGGTGGAGGAGGCCGTCGACGCCGTCTTCCTCGAACGCGAACCGGAGTTCAACTGGCACGAGGGAATGTTGCTGGCGGGAACGACGATGGAGGTCCCCTTCCTGGCCGACCTCGTGACGCTCGCGGATCCCACGAACCCCCACAGCTACCTCAACTACCTGCGAGAGACCGACCGGCTCTACGAGTTCTACTTCTACGAGACCTTCCAGCCACCTCGCCGGGAGTACAACGACTACCTCCGGTGGGTCGTCGAGACCCTGGAGACGCCCCGGTTCGACCGCGAGGTCGTCGCGGTTCGCTGGGACGAGAGCGAGGGGTGTTTCGTCGTCGACGCGCGGCACCCGGAGACCGGTGAGCGGTTTCGGTACCGCGGAGCCAACCTGGCGCTCGGCGTCGGCTCTCGACCGCAGATCCCCGAGCAGTTGCAGGGGCACCCCGAGGACGACGTCTTCCACACCGCGAACTACCGGTACAACCGCGAGCGCGTGCTGGGGGCGGATTCGGTCACCGTCGTCGGGTCCGGGCAGAGCGCCGCCGAGGTGTTTCAGGACCTGCTCCAGCGCCAGTCCGATCGGGACTACCGACTGGACTGGCTGACCCGGTCGGACGGGTTCTTCCCCATGGAGTACTCGAAACTCGGCCTCCAGCACTTCACGCCGGAATACGAGCAGTACGTCTACGACCTCCCCCAGTCCGTCAAGGACGACCTCATCCCGGACCAGGACCTGCTGTACAAGGGGATCGATCCCGAGACGAGCGCCGAGATCTACGACCTGCTCTACCGCCGCTCGGTCGGCGACCGCGACCCCGACGTGGGACTGTTCGCCATGACCGAGGTCCGGGACATCGACGCCGACGACGGGCGCTACACGCTCGACTGTCACCAGTGGCAGTCCGACGCGTCGTTCGCACACGAGTCCGAGGTCGTCATCCTCGGGACGGGATACGAACGGCCGATTCCGGGCTTTCTCGAACCGCTCGAAGACGCCATCGACTGGGACGAGCGGGGGCGGTTCGAGGTGACCGAGGACCACCGGCTGGCGATCGACGTACCGGGCGACGTGTTCCTCCAGAACGCCGAGTTCCACACGCACGGCGTCGGCGTCCCCGATCTCGGTCTCGGCTGCTACCGCAACACGAAGTTCGTCAACCGACTGCTCGGTCGAACGGTCTACCCCGAGGACAGCGACACCGTCTACCAGAACTTCTCGGTCGAGCAGTTCGTCGAACACGTACCGAACGCGTCCCGCGCAGGGGACGGCGAACCGACCACGGAGCCGACTTCCTCCGACGACTGA